Proteins from a genomic interval of Thiohalobacter sp.:
- the queG gene encoding tRNA epoxyqueuosine(34) reductase QueG — MNASPPVTDFDPAQLATDIRRWGRDLGFDAIAISGIDLGRHEAYLLDWLAAGLHGEMDYMARHGTRRSRPAELEPGTLRVISARMNYWPEAADPERVLNDPTRGYVSRYALGRDYHKVLRRRLQKLADRITEAVGPFGYRAFTDSAPVLEKALAEQAGLGWIGKHTNLIDRQSGSWFFLGELYTSLPLPVDAPAANHCGDCRRCIDACPTGAIVAPWRLDARLCISYLTIELKGSIPEPLRPLIGNRIYGCDDCQLVCPWNRFARTTPLPDFAPRHGLDAPPLAELFGWDEATFLARTEGSAIRRIGHERWLRNIAVALGNGPATAAARAALEARRDHPSALVREHVAWALARLHEQSA; from the coding sequence GTGAACGCCAGCCCCCCCGTCACCGACTTCGACCCCGCGCAACTGGCCACGGACATCCGCCGCTGGGGCCGTGACCTCGGCTTCGATGCCATCGCCATCAGCGGTATCGACCTGGGACGCCACGAGGCGTACCTGCTCGACTGGCTGGCGGCCGGCCTGCACGGGGAGATGGACTACATGGCGCGGCACGGCACCCGGCGCAGCCGGCCGGCGGAACTCGAACCCGGCACCCTGCGCGTGATCTCGGCGCGCATGAACTACTGGCCCGAGGCCGCGGACCCCGAAAGGGTGCTGAACGACCCCACACGCGGCTATGTCTCGCGCTATGCCCTCGGTCGCGATTACCACAAGGTGCTGCGCCGCCGCCTGCAGAAGCTGGCCGACCGCATCACCGAGGCTGTCGGCCCCTTCGGCTACCGTGCCTTCACCGACAGCGCACCGGTACTGGAAAAGGCACTGGCCGAGCAGGCCGGCCTGGGCTGGATCGGCAAACACACCAATCTCATCGATCGCCAGTCGGGCTCCTGGTTCTTTCTGGGCGAGCTCTACACCAGCCTGCCGCTGCCGGTCGACGCACCGGCAGCGAACCATTGCGGCGACTGCCGCCGCTGCATCGATGCCTGCCCGACGGGCGCCATCGTCGCCCCCTGGCGCCTCGACGCCCGGCTGTGCATCTCCTATCTCACCATCGAGCTCAAGGGCAGCATCCCCGAACCGCTGCGACCGCTGATCGGCAACCGCATCTACGGCTGCGACGACTGCCAGCTGGTCTGCCCCTGGAACCGCTTTGCGCGCACCACGCCCCTGCCCGACTTCGCGCCCCGCCACGGGCTGGATGCGCCGCCACTGGCCGAACTGTTCGGCTGGGACGAGGCGACCTTCCTCGCCCGCACCGAAGGGTCGGCCATCCGCCGCATCGGCCACGAGCGCTGGCTGCGCAACATCGCCGTAGCACTGGGCAACGGCCCGGCGACAGCGGCGGCACGCGCCGCCCTCGAGGCGCGCCGGGACCATCCCTCCGCACTGGTACGCGAACACGTCGCCTGGGCCCTGGCACGGCTCCACGAGCAAAGCGCATGA